A single genomic interval of Amycolatopsis albispora harbors:
- a CDS encoding TetR/AcrR family transcriptional regulator, which translates to MGLRERKKLRTRQAISDAAIALFLESGFDRVSVAEVAAAAEVSKPTLFKYFPAKEDLVIDRLADHREEAAEVVRAAAGQPPLAALHAHFLAGLERRDPITGLCDEPEVLALNCLIYDTPALVAGMSRFTDHSIDALADALREATGRDDLAPRLAAGQIVTVQRLLALENHRHITAGEAAAARFPAAAAEADQAFGLLRSGLDGL; encoded by the coding sequence ATGGGCCTTCGGGAGCGGAAGAAGCTGCGCACGCGCCAGGCGATCTCCGACGCGGCCATCGCGCTGTTCCTGGAATCCGGCTTCGACCGGGTCTCGGTGGCCGAAGTCGCCGCGGCCGCGGAGGTGTCCAAGCCGACGCTGTTCAAGTACTTCCCCGCCAAGGAGGACCTGGTGATCGACCGCCTGGCCGATCACCGCGAGGAAGCCGCCGAGGTGGTGCGCGCCGCGGCCGGGCAGCCGCCGCTGGCCGCGCTGCACGCCCACTTCCTGGCCGGGCTCGAGCGGCGCGACCCGATCACCGGGCTGTGCGACGAGCCCGAGGTGCTCGCGCTGAACTGCCTGATCTACGACACCCCGGCGCTGGTGGCCGGCATGTCGCGGTTCACCGACCACTCGATCGACGCGCTCGCCGACGCCCTGCGTGAGGCCACCGGCCGCGACGACCTCGCGCCCCGGCTCGCCGCCGGCCAGATCGTCACCGTGCAGCGCCTGCTCGCACTGGAGAACCACCGGCACATCACCGCCGGTGAGGCGGCCGCGGCACGATTCCCCGCGGCCGCCGCCGAGGCGGACCAGGCGTTCGGCCTGCTCCGCTCAGGCCTGGACGGGCTGTGA
- a CDS encoding AraC family transcriptional regulator has product MDPLDDYLATVRARGSVFVQSLCAPPWGLRFEDPGPLMLLVLADGAAWIRPGHGEPLRFEAGQIALVRGGFTVGDRRDTTAGVVIDSENRCYPANEDPATAGDRFKLGTRTYGTPGGSSVLVTAAYAVRGGTADRVLATLPPALAVPAGDDPVLGLLTSEISRDEPGQQTVLDRLLDLLLIRALRTWFATPGTRAPAGYRALADPAIGHALRLLHQRPAEAWTVATLAAAAGLSRASFARRFTALVGEPPLAYLTGWRMTLAADLLAETGASVGSVARQVGYADAFTFSTAFKRIRGVPPSAVRAGSPGA; this is encoded by the coding sequence GTGGATCCCCTCGACGACTACCTCGCCACCGTCCGCGCCCGCGGCTCGGTTTTTGTCCAGTCGCTCTGCGCGCCGCCGTGGGGCCTGCGCTTCGAGGACCCGGGCCCGCTGATGCTGCTGGTGCTGGCCGACGGCGCGGCCTGGATCCGGCCCGGCCACGGCGAGCCGCTGCGATTCGAAGCCGGGCAGATCGCGCTGGTACGCGGTGGATTCACCGTCGGCGACCGCCGTGACACCACCGCCGGAGTGGTCATCGACAGCGAGAACCGGTGCTACCCCGCGAACGAGGACCCGGCCACCGCCGGGGACCGGTTCAAGCTCGGCACCCGCACCTACGGCACCCCAGGCGGGTCTTCGGTGCTGGTCACCGCCGCCTACGCGGTTCGCGGCGGCACCGCCGACCGGGTGCTGGCCACGCTGCCGCCCGCGCTGGCCGTGCCCGCCGGCGACGACCCCGTGCTCGGGCTGCTCACCAGCGAGATCAGCCGCGACGAACCCGGCCAGCAGACCGTGCTCGACCGCCTGCTCGACCTGCTGCTGATCCGCGCCCTGCGCACCTGGTTCGCAACCCCCGGCACCCGCGCGCCCGCCGGCTACCGCGCACTGGCCGACCCCGCCATCGGCCACGCGCTGCGGCTGCTGCACCAGCGGCCCGCCGAAGCGTGGACGGTGGCCACTCTCGCCGCCGCGGCCGGGCTGTCCCGCGCCTCGTTCGCCCGGCGGTTCACCGCACTGGTCGGTGAACCGCCGCTGGCCTACCTGACCGGCTGGCGGATGACGCTCGCCGCCGACCTGCTCGCCGAAACCGGCGCGAGCGTCGGCTCGGTCGCGCGGCAGGTCGGCTACGCGGACGCGTTCACCTTCAGCACCGCGTTCAAGCGGATTCGCGGGGTACCGCCGAGCGCGGTGCGGGCCGGTAGTCCGGGAGCGTGA
- a CDS encoding FAD-dependent monooxygenase, translating into MTKNILISGASVAGPALAYWLHRYGFTPTVVERAPGLRGGGFAVDFRGDVHLRVLREMGILDEVRRRQTNMGNQVVVDADGGQLAKLPASFMSGDVEIERDELSRLLHERTRDHTEYLFGDSIASMTEDADGVRVCFEHGEPRTFDLVLGADGLHSNVRALAFGPESRFIRFLGYYVAGFEMPNFLGLDHTGLMYNVPGLGVNVGSAGGKTDGGFVFPSEELDYDRRDLDAQKQLVARRCAGAGWEVPRLLEAMWAAPEMYFDSISQVRMPSFQRGRVALVGDAGYGATLGGLGTGTAMVGAYVLAGELAVAHGDHRVAFPRYEERMRGYAEGCQKLAEGAGPFLAPPTRFKIWQRNQMYKALSWRRLAGVFDKMTTKAARNITLPDYRPAPRSAVPRESA; encoded by the coding sequence ATGACGAAGAACATCCTGATCTCCGGCGCCAGCGTCGCCGGGCCCGCGCTGGCTTACTGGCTGCACCGCTACGGCTTTACCCCGACCGTCGTCGAACGCGCGCCGGGGCTGCGCGGCGGGGGTTTCGCCGTGGACTTCCGCGGTGACGTGCACCTGCGGGTGCTGCGTGAGATGGGCATTCTCGACGAGGTCCGGCGGCGGCAGACCAACATGGGCAACCAGGTGGTCGTCGACGCCGACGGCGGGCAGCTGGCGAAGCTGCCCGCGTCGTTCATGAGCGGTGACGTCGAGATCGAGCGCGACGAGCTGAGCCGCCTGCTCCACGAGCGCACCAGGGACCACACCGAGTACCTGTTCGGCGATTCGATCGCCTCGATGACCGAGGACGCCGACGGGGTGCGGGTGTGCTTCGAACACGGTGAGCCGCGCACCTTCGACCTGGTGCTCGGCGCCGACGGGCTGCACTCGAACGTGCGGGCGCTGGCGTTCGGGCCGGAATCGCGGTTCATCCGGTTCCTCGGCTACTACGTGGCCGGGTTCGAGATGCCGAACTTCCTGGGCCTGGACCACACCGGGCTGATGTACAACGTGCCGGGGCTCGGGGTGAACGTGGGCAGCGCGGGCGGCAAGACCGACGGCGGGTTCGTGTTCCCGTCCGAGGAGCTCGACTACGACCGGCGTGATCTCGACGCGCAGAAGCAGCTGGTCGCGCGGCGGTGCGCGGGCGCGGGCTGGGAGGTGCCGCGGCTGCTGGAGGCGATGTGGGCCGCGCCGGAGATGTACTTCGACTCGATCAGCCAGGTGCGGATGCCCTCGTTCCAGCGCGGCCGGGTCGCCCTGGTCGGGGACGCGGGGTACGGCGCGACGCTGGGCGGGCTGGGCACGGGCACCGCGATGGTCGGTGCGTACGTGCTGGCCGGCGAACTCGCCGTGGCGCACGGGGATCACCGCGTGGCGTTCCCGCGCTACGAGGAGCGGATGCGCGGTTACGCCGAGGGCTGCCAGAAGCTGGCCGAGGGCGCGGGCCCGTTCCTGGCGCCGCCGACGCGGTTCAAGATCTGGCAGCGCAACCAGATGTACAAGGCGCTGTCGTGGCGGCGGCTGGCCGGGGTGTTCGACAAGATGACCACCAAGGCCGCCAGGAACATCACGCTCCCGGACTACCGGCCCGCACCGCGCTCGGCGGTACCCCGCGAATCCGCTTGA
- a CDS encoding RNA polymerase sigma factor → MTGRDGNGAVGAASEVGAAVAAAFREEWGQVVATLIRVTGDWDLAEECAQEAFSAALRRWPRDGVPRKPGAWLTTTARNRAIDVLRREAVGAAKLRELAVTPPPEDVEPDESGVPDDRLRLIFTCCHPALPFEARVALTLRTLAGLSTAEIGRAFLVPEATMSQRLVRAKRKIRNAGIPYRVPPPHLLPERTSAVLGVLYLLFNEGYSASAGADLVRRNLCAEAIRLARVLVGLMPDEPEAVGLLALLLLHDSRREARLDAAGDLVLLEDQDRSRWDAGEIEEGTALLESALRRRQPGPYQLQAAIVACHATAVRAEDTDWPQIAALYERLARVAPSPVVRLNRAVAVGMAEGPAAGLLLLDELVEGGELAGYHLLPAARADLLRRLERAGEAAVAYREALELASTDAERRYLRRRLAEVS, encoded by the coding sequence TTGACCGGGCGGGACGGCAACGGCGCCGTCGGTGCGGCCAGCGAGGTCGGCGCCGCGGTCGCGGCGGCGTTCCGGGAGGAGTGGGGCCAGGTGGTGGCCACGCTGATCCGGGTGACCGGCGACTGGGACCTGGCTGAGGAGTGTGCGCAGGAGGCGTTTTCCGCGGCGTTGCGCCGGTGGCCGCGGGACGGGGTGCCGCGCAAGCCGGGTGCGTGGCTGACCACGACCGCGCGGAACCGGGCGATCGACGTGTTGCGGCGGGAGGCCGTGGGGGCGGCGAAGTTGCGGGAGCTGGCGGTGACGCCGCCGCCGGAGGACGTGGAGCCGGACGAGAGCGGGGTGCCGGACGACAGGCTGCGGTTGATCTTCACCTGCTGTCATCCGGCGTTGCCGTTCGAGGCGCGGGTGGCGCTGACGTTGCGCACGCTGGCCGGGTTGAGCACGGCGGAGATCGGGCGGGCGTTCCTGGTGCCGGAGGCGACGATGTCGCAGCGGCTGGTGCGGGCGAAGCGGAAGATCCGCAACGCCGGGATCCCGTACCGGGTGCCGCCGCCGCATTTGCTGCCGGAGCGCACGAGCGCCGTGCTCGGGGTGTTGTACCTGCTGTTCAACGAGGGTTATTCGGCGTCGGCGGGTGCGGATCTGGTGCGGCGGAACCTGTGCGCGGAGGCGATCCGGCTGGCGCGGGTGCTGGTGGGGTTGATGCCGGACGAGCCGGAGGCGGTGGGCTTGCTGGCGTTGCTGCTGCTGCACGATTCGCGGCGGGAGGCGCGGCTGGACGCGGCCGGTGATCTGGTGTTGCTGGAGGACCAGGACCGGTCGCGCTGGGATGCCGGGGAGATCGAGGAGGGCACGGCGCTGCTGGAGTCGGCGTTGCGGCGGCGGCAGCCGGGGCCGTACCAGTTGCAGGCGGCGATCGTGGCGTGTCACGCGACGGCGGTGCGGGCCGAGGACACCGACTGGCCGCAGATCGCGGCGTTGTACGAGCGGCTGGCGCGGGTGGCGCCCTCGCCGGTGGTGCGGTTGAACCGGGCGGTCGCGGTGGGCATGGCCGAGGGGCCGGCGGCCGGGTTGCTGCTGCTGGACGAGCTGGTCGAGGGCGGGGAGCTGGCGGGTTACCACTTGCTGCCCGCGGCGCGGGCGGATCTGCTGCGGCGGTTGGAGCGGGCCGGGGAGGCGGCGGTGGCTTACCGGGAGGCGCTGGAGCTGGCGTCGACCGACGCGGAGCGGCGTTATCTTCGGCGGCGGCTGGCCGAAGTTTCCTGA
- a CDS encoding BtrH N-terminal domain-containing protein, translating to MSGRRPGGMDYHGNVPYCYANSLAMMLSVHGDRVRPGLIEALTGVGLGAFRVPEDGRVFFSAITPNQGLDAALGLLGCEFTGTHGPDGTSAEEILRKDLATGPVLLGPLDMGHLTYVPFHRDVPGADHYVVAYDIDDEGVFLHDPAGFPCAKLGFADLEAAWRGERVEYEHGVYQRWREIGPSKEVDYSQARAYFGEIYRENPGAGDTIRLLAADLRGPVTPDLAGFLTGFALPLGARRALDFAVLFEQGGDTELVTAKNTQAHLFARAQALGLRDRWADAAGVLDELATCEDAIERGLLIDKPSTRSIIR from the coding sequence GTGTCAGGTCGTAGACCGGGCGGCATGGACTACCACGGCAATGTTCCCTACTGCTACGCCAACTCACTGGCGATGATGCTGTCCGTGCACGGCGACCGTGTGCGGCCCGGGCTGATCGAGGCGCTGACCGGCGTCGGGCTCGGGGCGTTCCGGGTTCCCGAGGACGGCCGCGTCTTCTTCAGCGCGATCACCCCGAACCAGGGCCTGGACGCCGCCCTCGGGTTGCTCGGCTGCGAGTTCACCGGCACCCACGGCCCCGACGGCACCTCGGCCGAGGAGATCCTCCGCAAGGACCTGGCGACCGGGCCGGTGTTGCTCGGCCCGCTGGACATGGGCCACCTGACCTACGTGCCCTTCCACCGCGACGTGCCCGGCGCCGATCACTACGTCGTCGCCTACGACATCGACGACGAGGGCGTGTTCCTGCACGATCCGGCCGGGTTCCCGTGCGCCAAGCTCGGTTTCGCCGACCTCGAAGCGGCGTGGCGCGGCGAACGGGTCGAGTACGAGCACGGCGTCTACCAGCGCTGGCGCGAAATCGGCCCGTCCAAGGAGGTCGACTACAGCCAGGCCCGCGCGTACTTCGGCGAGATCTACCGCGAGAACCCCGGCGCCGGTGACACGATCCGGCTGCTGGCCGCGGACCTGCGCGGGCCGGTGACCCCCGACCTGGCGGGCTTCCTCACCGGGTTCGCGCTGCCGCTCGGGGCACGCCGGGCGCTGGACTTCGCGGTGCTGTTCGAGCAGGGCGGCGACACCGAACTGGTCACGGCGAAGAACACGCAGGCGCACCTGTTCGCCCGCGCCCAGGCACTGGGCCTGCGGGACCGCTGGGCGGACGCGGCCGGTGTGCTCGACGAGCTCGCCACCTGCGAAGACGCCATCGAACGCGGCCTGCTCATTGATAAACCGAGTACGCGGTCTATTATTCGCTGA
- a CDS encoding MFS transporter — MTTTSARTTRWPGFALLCTAQLMVLLDTTIVNIALPPAQHDLGLSDADRHWIVTAYLLAFGALLLPAGRISDAVGRRRALLIGVLGFGLASAAGGAAADGAQLIAARAAQGAFAALLAPTAMALLTALFTEPAERGRALGRFSAVVGAGGAAGLLAGGLLTATLDWRWCLYVNVPIAALTAVLTPVLLPETPRHPLHLDLLSTLLGVTGAAALVYATTGRPLWLVPAAVLLGAFALRQVKAARPLLPPHLLATRRRLGALTAVATTMAAMFGTMLVLTYQLQEVLGFDPLRTGLAILPGTAATMLIASQVSGRLMARLSPRRLIVPGMLLTAAGLGLLTQLTPDSTYLGGMLPAQLVFGAGTGLVMSPSISAALTGAAPRDAGLVSALVSTAQQLGGSIGISVLNAVAAGGATLAAQVHGHTVAAAVAAGLMLAGALASGLLLGR; from the coding sequence ATGACCACCACCTCCGCCCGCACCACCCGCTGGCCCGGCTTCGCCCTGCTCTGCACCGCCCAGCTGATGGTCCTGCTCGACACCACGATCGTGAACATCGCGCTGCCACCGGCCCAGCACGACCTCGGCCTGTCCGACGCCGACCGCCACTGGATCGTCACCGCCTACCTGCTCGCCTTCGGCGCGCTCCTGCTGCCCGCCGGACGGATCTCCGACGCCGTCGGCCGCCGCCGCGCCCTGCTCATCGGCGTGCTCGGCTTCGGCCTCGCCTCCGCGGCCGGGGGAGCGGCGGCCGACGGCGCCCAGCTCATCGCCGCCCGCGCCGCCCAGGGCGCGTTCGCCGCTCTGCTCGCCCCCACCGCGATGGCCCTGCTCACCGCGTTGTTCACCGAACCGGCCGAACGCGGCCGCGCGCTGGGCCGGTTCAGCGCGGTCGTCGGCGCCGGGGGAGCCGCGGGCCTGCTGGCCGGCGGGCTGCTCACCGCCACCCTCGACTGGCGCTGGTGCCTCTACGTCAACGTGCCCATCGCCGCGCTGACCGCCGTGCTCACCCCGGTCCTGCTGCCCGAAACGCCCCGCCACCCGCTGCACCTGGACCTGCTCAGCACCCTGCTCGGCGTCACCGGCGCCGCCGCGCTCGTCTACGCCACCACCGGACGCCCGCTCTGGCTCGTCCCGGCCGCCGTGCTGCTCGGCGCGTTCGCACTGCGCCAGGTCAAGGCCGCGCGACCGCTGCTGCCACCGCACCTGCTCGCCACCCGCCGCCGCCTCGGCGCGCTGACCGCCGTCGCCACCACGATGGCGGCGATGTTCGGCACCATGCTCGTGCTCACCTACCAGCTGCAGGAGGTGCTCGGCTTCGACCCGCTGCGCACCGGGCTGGCCATCCTGCCCGGCACCGCGGCCACCATGCTCATCGCCTCGCAGGTCTCCGGCAGGCTGATGGCCCGGCTCAGCCCGCGGCGGCTGATCGTGCCCGGCATGCTGCTCACCGCCGCCGGGCTCGGCCTGCTCACCCAGCTCACCCCGGACAGCACCTACCTCGGCGGCATGCTGCCCGCCCAGCTCGTCTTCGGCGCCGGCACCGGGCTGGTCATGTCACCCAGCATCAGCGCCGCGCTCACCGGCGCCGCACCCCGCGACGCGGGCCTCGTCTCCGCCCTGGTCAGCACGGCGCAGCAACTCGGCGGCTCGATCGGCATCTCCGTGCTGAACGCGGTCGCGGCCGGGGGAGCCACCCTCGCCGCGCAGGTGCACGGCCACACCGTCGCCGCCGCGGTGGCCGCCGGGCTGATGCTCGCGGGCGCCCTAGCCAGCGGGCTGCTGCTCGGCCGTTAG
- a CDS encoding YciI family protein translates to MKYLLLIGGPADEAEDSAEVCGREDVRAWVDEMTRRGVLLDGELLHPAEDATTLRVRDGRVLLSDGPFAETKEQIGGYNLIECASLDEAVEVASRHPVARTGLVEVRPVLDPADLPG, encoded by the coding sequence GTGAAGTACCTGCTGTTGATCGGGGGCCCGGCCGACGAGGCCGAGGATTCGGCCGAGGTGTGCGGGCGTGAGGACGTGCGCGCGTGGGTCGACGAGATGACGCGCCGCGGGGTGTTGCTGGACGGTGAGCTGCTGCATCCGGCCGAGGACGCGACGACGTTGCGGGTGCGCGACGGGCGGGTCCTGCTGTCGGACGGGCCGTTCGCGGAGACGAAGGAGCAGATCGGCGGGTACAACCTGATCGAGTGCGCGAGCCTGGACGAGGCGGTGGAGGTGGCTTCACGGCATCCGGTGGCGCGGACCGGCCTGGTCGAGGTGCGTCCGGTGCTCGATCCGGCGGATCTGCCGGGTTGA
- a CDS encoding alpha/beta fold hydrolase has product MATFVLIHGGGSSGWEYHLLEAELRALGHDVVAPDLPIEDGANGVAEYADAVVAAIGPREDLVVVGHSFGGLVAPLVCDRRPSRLLVLLAAMIPRPGEPASDWWANTGHESEVDMEADPIGAFLHDVPRELAEEALAKGRPHEGDSLGKPWPLAAWPAVPTRVLACRDDRFFPLEFARRVSRERLGIEPDVIGGSHCVSLSRPKELAARLDAYLTAEQQPAG; this is encoded by the coding sequence ATGGCGACCTTTGTGCTGATCCACGGCGGCGGCAGCAGCGGCTGGGAGTACCACCTGCTGGAGGCGGAGCTGCGGGCGCTCGGGCACGACGTGGTGGCGCCGGACCTGCCGATCGAGGACGGCGCGAACGGCGTGGCCGAGTACGCCGACGCGGTGGTGGCGGCGATCGGGCCGCGGGAGGACCTGGTGGTGGTCGGGCATTCGTTCGGCGGGCTGGTCGCTCCCCTGGTCTGCGACCGGCGGCCGTCGCGGTTGCTGGTGCTGCTGGCGGCGATGATCCCGCGGCCAGGTGAGCCGGCCTCGGACTGGTGGGCGAACACCGGGCACGAGTCCGAAGTGGACATGGAGGCCGACCCGATCGGGGCGTTCCTGCACGACGTGCCGCGGGAGCTGGCCGAGGAGGCGCTGGCGAAGGGGCGGCCGCACGAGGGCGACTCGCTGGGCAAGCCGTGGCCGCTGGCGGCGTGGCCCGCGGTGCCGACGCGGGTGCTGGCGTGCCGGGACGACCGGTTCTTCCCGCTGGAGTTCGCGCGGCGGGTGTCGCGGGAGCGGCTGGGCATCGAGCCGGACGTGATCGGCGGCAGCCACTGCGTCTCGCTGTCCAGGCCGAAGGAGCTGGCCGCCCGGCTCGACGCCTATCTAACGGCCGAGCAGCAGCCCGCTGGCTAG
- a CDS encoding NAD(P)H-binding protein — protein sequence MTNAPVLLLGGLGKTGRRIADRLEARGVPFRAASRSTPVRFDWDDESTWDTALAGTGAIYLVPPAEHLDTAAIGPLLARAGARRVVLLSARGADFAGEPVPERVVRERSPEWTILRPSWFAQNFSEGVFAAGIEAGELKLPTRDGRDAFIDAEDIADVAVAALTEDGHAGQAYDLSGPEAISFPDAVARIAEATGRPISFGYRTPAEFAATVPGELGELLGALLDGIAQGNGDYVSDGVRRALGREPRSFGDFVARTFGSQPVQA from the coding sequence ATGACCAACGCACCTGTTCTCCTGCTCGGCGGCCTCGGCAAAACCGGCCGCCGGATCGCCGACCGGCTCGAAGCCCGCGGTGTGCCCTTCCGTGCCGCGTCGCGGTCCACCCCGGTCCGGTTCGACTGGGACGACGAGTCCACTTGGGACACCGCGCTGGCCGGGACCGGGGCGATCTACCTGGTCCCGCCAGCCGAGCACCTCGACACCGCGGCGATCGGCCCGCTGCTGGCCCGCGCGGGCGCGCGCCGGGTGGTGCTGCTTTCGGCCAGGGGCGCCGATTTCGCCGGTGAACCGGTACCCGAGCGCGTGGTGCGGGAACGGAGTCCGGAATGGACGATCCTGCGGCCGTCGTGGTTCGCGCAGAACTTCAGCGAGGGGGTGTTCGCCGCCGGGATCGAGGCGGGGGAGCTGAAGCTGCCCACGCGCGACGGCCGGGACGCGTTCATCGACGCCGAGGACATCGCCGATGTCGCCGTCGCGGCGCTGACCGAGGACGGGCACGCCGGGCAGGCCTACGACCTCTCCGGACCGGAAGCCATCTCGTTCCCGGACGCGGTCGCGCGGATCGCCGAGGCGACCGGCCGCCCGATCAGCTTCGGCTACCGCACGCCCGCCGAGTTCGCCGCCACCGTGCCCGGTGAACTCGGCGAACTGCTCGGCGCGCTGCTCGACGGAATCGCCCAGGGCAACGGCGACTACGTCAGCGACGGCGTGCGCCGCGCGCTGGGCCGGGAACCGCGGTCCTTCGGGGACTTCGTGGCCAGGACCTTCGGCTCACAGCCCGTCCAGGCCTGA